TCTACATCGTAATCACCAAAAATTAAAATTTTTTCTTTATTATTTATTGCATCAATTAATCTTTTTGCGGCCAATTCCGCATCTTTGAGCAATTTTGAATCAAAAACATTATCTTCTTTTGAAGTAAAAATAAAAGAACCGATATCTTTTTTAGTAATAAGACCACGAGTATATAAAACGGAAGCTGTCGGTAAACTAAAATTATTTTCGTTACTAATGCGCTCAACTTCACTTTTATTGATTTCAGGGATATTCCAAACAAATCGCTCGCCCTGTATTTTATTAAAACCTTGAAAAAGGCCGGCTTTTAAAAGGCCGGCCTTAAGCTTGTCTTTATTCACAATTGTTATTCTGATTTTTTTAAAGTTGGAAACAAAATTACATCTTTTATGGATGTTGTATCTGTCAATAACATAGTTAATCTATCAAGACCAACGCCAACTCCAACCGCAGGGCAAAGTCCATATTCCAACGCTTTTATATAATCGGCGTCATAGTGATGAGCTTCCTGATCTCCGGCATCACGTGCTGCAACTTGAGATTTAAATCTATCTGCCTGATCAAATGGATCATTTAACTCGGTAAAACCGTTTGCAAGTTCCATTCCGGCAACAAAAAGCTCAAATCTTGCTGCAAATTCAGGATTATTTTCATCTCTTTGTGCTAGAGGAGAAATTTCTATTGGATATCCAATAATAAACGTAGGTTGAACAATTTTTTCTTCTACAATTTCCTCAAATAATGCAGAAATTTTTGCACCATAACCGGCAACATTTGTAACTTCAAGATTATGTTTTTTCAATGTTTTATCTATGTTGCTCTCAGATATTTCACTTTCCAAAAGCCCACCAATTTCAACTAAAGAATCTCGCATTGTAAGTTTTCTAAATGGAGCGGTAAAATCTATTTGAAGTTCACCAAATTTAAAGTACGATGAGCCTGTAATTGCAGCGGCAGCAGAACTAAACATTTCTTCAGTTAAGGCTATTCCATCCAAATAGTTACCATGTGCCATGTAAAACTCAAGCATGGTAAATTCAGGATTGTGTCTTGTTGAAATACCTTCATTTCTGAAATTTCTATTAATTTCAAAAACTCTTTCAATTCCGCCAACAACAAGTCTTTTCAAATAAAGTTCCGGAGCAATGCGCAAATATAAATCCATATCATAAGCATTATGATGAGTAACAAACGGTCTTGCTGCAGCTCCGCCCGGAATTGGGTGTAGCATTGGAGTTTCTACTTCTAAAAATTCTTTATTAAGCAAAAAATTACGTATGGCTTGAATCAATTTAAATCTTTTTACAAATTTGTTTTTACTTTCAGGATTACTTAAAAGATCCAAATATCTTTGTCTATAACGCTGTTCAACATCAACAAGTCCGTGAAATTTTTCAGGCAATGCATGCAAGCATTTACTCAAAAGAGATATATCGCTTACTTTTAATGTAATTTGTCCAAGCTTGGTTTTAAAAACCGTACCTTTTACCCAAACGATATCACCGGCATCTATATATTTTTCAAAAATTTCAAAAGTTTTTGGTTCAAGTTCATCTTTTTTAATATAGATTTGCAAATCTCCCGATCTGTCTCTTAAATTTGCAAATAATGTCTTACCATGATCTCGTATCGTCATTAATCTTCCGGCAACGGAATATTGTTTGTCTTGAGAAATCTCATGTTCAAAATCATAAATAACTTTTTCACATTTGGAATCTACTTTTTTATAGGCAGGCCATGGATTAATTCCATTTTGTTGCATCTCTTTGACTTTATTAAGTCTTACCAAATCTTCATTCAAATTTACATTATCCGTATCGATTTGTGCTTGATTGCCATGCTTTACTGACATACAATATCCTAATAATAAAAGTAATAAAAATACTAATCAGACATAAATTTTAACACATTATTATTTATCTACAAGATATACAACTTCATCCTTTTCGCCCATCTGTAAATCTTGTCTTGCATATTTTTCCAACTCAACACTATTTTTTTTAAAATTTTTAATATTTTCTTCCAAATTTTTAATTTTATTTTCCAACTCTAAAATAGCAATCTTTTCAGCAGTTATATCTTTTTTTATTTGAAAATATTTTAAAATTCCTGTTTTACCCCAAATAATTGCATAAAGTATGCATAACGTAATTATAAATAAAACGCCAAATCTAACATAATATTTTTTATCCATAAATAGTTTTTACTCCTTTCCCAAATCTCTGTGTTGAACCAAAAACTTAGTATTCTCCCATTTTTCAGAACCTAATTTTTCAACAAAAGCCACCGATCTGTGTTTTCCGCCGGTGCAGCCTATTGCTACA
The Candidatus Dependentiae bacterium DNA segment above includes these coding regions:
- the lysS gene encoding lysine--tRNA ligase; amino-acid sequence: MSVKHGNQAQIDTDNVNLNEDLVRLNKVKEMQQNGINPWPAYKKVDSKCEKVIYDFEHEISQDKQYSVAGRLMTIRDHGKTLFANLRDRSGDLQIYIKKDELEPKTFEIFEKYIDAGDIVWVKGTVFKTKLGQITLKVSDISLLSKCLHALPEKFHGLVDVEQRYRQRYLDLLSNPESKNKFVKRFKLIQAIRNFLLNKEFLEVETPMLHPIPGGAAARPFVTHHNAYDMDLYLRIAPELYLKRLVVGGIERVFEINRNFRNEGISTRHNPEFTMLEFYMAHGNYLDGIALTEEMFSSAAAAITGSSYFKFGELQIDFTAPFRKLTMRDSLVEIGGLLESEISESNIDKTLKKHNLEVTNVAGYGAKISALFEEIVEEKIVQPTFIIGYPIEISPLAQRDENNPEFAARFELFVAGMELANGFTELNDPFDQADRFKSQVAARDAGDQEAHHYDADYIKALEYGLCPAVGVGVGLDRLTMLLTDTTSIKDVILFPTLKKSE
- a CDS encoding septum formation initiator family protein; the protein is MDKKYYVRFGVLFIITLCILYAIIWGKTGILKYFQIKKDITAEKIAILELENKIKNLEENIKNFKKNSVELEKYARQDLQMGEKDEVVYLVDK